A window of Halomonas sp. GFAJ-1 contains these coding sequences:
- a CDS encoding Zn-dependent hydrolase (allantoate amidohydrolase and N-carbamoyl-L-amino acid amidohydrolase are very similar; the allantoate amidohydrolase from Escherichia coli forms a dimer and binds zinc ions for catalytic activity and catalyzes the conversion of allantoate to (S)-ureidoglycolate and ammonia; carbamoyl amidohydrolase from Bacillus sp. converts N-carbamoyl amino acids to amino acids, ammonia, and carbon dioxide): MNTYVTPIKESNLHTDSDRLWASLMEMAKLGATPKGGVNRQALTDLERQGRDLFIQWCRAEGCTIRIDNIGNIFARREGSDPRAKTVMAGSHLDTQPTGGKYDGCFGVMSGLEVIRTLNQHNITTQSPIEVVAWTNEEGCRFPPCMMGSGVFTGELAFDAMMARTDADGVTVSDALDAIHYRGSDEVSPNEIKAYFEPHIEQGPILEDTDTAIGVVIGGLGQKWFDLTLTGLEAHAGPTPMNLRRDAMMGAAEVTQALNRIAHEHQPHGRGTVGCMTLHPGSRNVIPGQVKMTLDMRHWEPEALIAMGQAVTTAVEDICQRHGLEYELTPTADFAPEHFNEACVDSVRQAAEKLQLSHMDIISGAGHDAMFVGRVAPAAMIFIPCKDGISHNEIESATPEHVHAGCNVLLHAMLNAAGVKSEE, encoded by the coding sequence ATGAATACCTACGTTACCCCCATCAAAGAGTCCAACCTACATACTGACAGCGATCGCCTTTGGGCGTCGCTCATGGAGATGGCCAAGCTAGGGGCCACACCGAAGGGCGGTGTGAACCGCCAAGCGCTGACCGACTTAGAGCGCCAGGGCCGCGACTTGTTTATTCAGTGGTGCCGTGCTGAGGGCTGCACGATTCGCATCGATAATATTGGCAATATTTTTGCCCGGCGTGAAGGTAGCGACCCCAGAGCCAAAACAGTCATGGCAGGTAGTCATTTAGATACCCAACCCACCGGCGGCAAATACGACGGCTGCTTCGGTGTCATGTCTGGCCTTGAAGTAATTCGCACCCTAAACCAGCACAACATCACCACGCAATCGCCGATTGAAGTGGTCGCGTGGACGAACGAAGAAGGCTGCCGATTCCCCCCCTGTATGATGGGCTCTGGCGTATTCACCGGTGAGCTGGCGTTTGACGCCATGATGGCGCGCACCGACGCCGATGGTGTCACGGTCAGCGATGCCTTAGACGCGATTCATTATCGCGGCAGTGATGAGGTCTCCCCCAACGAGATCAAAGCCTATTTCGAGCCTCACATTGAGCAAGGCCCCATTCTCGAAGATACCGACACCGCCATTGGCGTCGTTATCGGAGGGCTTGGTCAGAAGTGGTTCGATTTAACCCTCACAGGGCTTGAAGCCCATGCGGGCCCCACCCCGATGAACCTTCGCCGGGATGCCATGATGGGGGCCGCAGAAGTCACCCAAGCACTCAACCGGATTGCCCATGAGCACCAACCCCACGGGCGCGGCACAGTGGGCTGTATGACGCTACACCCAGGTTCGCGCAACGTGATTCCCGGCCAAGTCAAAATGACCCTGGATATGCGCCACTGGGAACCCGAAGCCCTAATCGCTATGGGCCAAGCGGTGACTACCGCCGTTGAAGACATTTGCCAACGTCACGGGCTGGAATACGAGCTCACCCCCACCGCAGATTTTGCGCCTGAGCATTTCAATGAAGCATGCGTGGATAGCGTGCGACAAGCCGCTGAAAAGCTGCAGCTGTCACACATGGATATCATCAGCGGAGCCGGGCACGATGCGATGTTTGTTGGCCGTGTCGCCCCCGCCGCCATGATCTTTATTCCCTGCAAAGATGGCATTAGCCATAACGAGATCGAAAGCGCCACCCCCGAGCACGTACACGCAGGCTGTAACGTCTTACTGCACGCCATGCTCAATGCGGCCGGTGTGAAAAGTGAGGAGTAA
- a CDS encoding GntR family transcriptional regulator: MTQAPVSTSPRRPKLAELISDDIKRWIAAESLGEGDRLPNEKALMELYGSAKGTVREALKILEVEGLITLKTGPKGGAVINQPSMEPASRMLRNFLHFQQLDGKQVYQLRKLLEVELAASVVGKLTEQDFQQLEANMSACACCASHEEDHRHQRFLELEFHQLLARACPNPLLTFMCQFLNDMLRDLVVIKKAYVPERKKFDHANQDYHRQLVDAYRAEDAPHVRQIMAEHMADAEHHMSALEAEMAEQMLVSNDSSNNQNHRSKLHDLLTEHTSV; this comes from the coding sequence ATGACTCAAGCCCCTGTTTCAACCTCACCGCGCAGACCCAAGCTTGCCGAGCTGATTAGCGATGACATTAAGCGCTGGATCGCCGCAGAGTCACTGGGAGAAGGAGATCGGCTGCCCAACGAAAAAGCGCTGATGGAGCTTTACGGTAGCGCTAAGGGCACCGTGCGCGAAGCGCTCAAGATCTTAGAGGTTGAGGGGCTCATCACATTAAAAACCGGGCCTAAAGGAGGCGCAGTCATTAATCAGCCTAGCATGGAGCCTGCCAGCCGCATGCTGCGTAACTTCCTGCACTTCCAGCAATTGGATGGCAAGCAGGTATATCAGTTACGCAAACTGCTGGAAGTAGAACTGGCGGCCTCCGTGGTGGGTAAGCTCACTGAGCAGGACTTCCAACAGCTGGAAGCCAATATGTCGGCCTGCGCCTGCTGCGCGAGTCATGAAGAGGATCACCGACACCAGCGCTTTCTAGAGCTGGAGTTTCACCAGCTGCTGGCTCGCGCCTGCCCGAACCCATTGCTCACGTTTATGTGCCAGTTCTTAAACGACATGCTGCGCGATTTGGTGGTGATTAAAAAAGCGTACGTCCCGGAGCGAAAGAAGTTCGACCACGCCAATCAGGATTACCACCGCCAGCTAGTGGATGCCTACCGCGCTGAAGATGCCCCGCATGTGCGACAGATCATGGCCGAGCACATGGCCGATGCTGAACATCACATGAGTGCGCTGGAAGCAGAAATGGCTGAGCAGATGCTGGTCAGCAATGACTCATCCAATAATCAGAATCACCGTTCCAAGCTACATGACTTACTAACGGAACACACATCCGTTTAA
- a CDS encoding sodium:proline symporter, which translates to MTGSLLIIAAFMIIPLMVGVLSARQSQETSEDFFVQGRAMGSIAVFFTVAATWWSAFAFLGSNATFYTNGPVFLTALAWNLLFGFMYYWIGKRVWFLGKRFNYLTPSDLIGDFYNSEALRITVAAITLIFTVPYLQIQLTGGAYLIEVASGGLIPFWLAALLFYFIIIIYVWIGGIRAIAWTDVIYGALLFFGMLYAGYYISTQVGGPTALFSQLQQTSPDHLTLPGPNGTMGYSMWFSLFAITAIGAFMGPQIWLRMYSVKHGKLFNLMPFLLGLAAFAYIGSVLSGYSGVLLEPNIANPDQILPIMLMEYAPYLLASLIMAAGASAAMSTANSQIHAVSTVVTMDIYKRYIDRDASQARIVYIGRLSLVGFSLVAYVMALTVPGVLVTIGIAALAGTAQLIIPTIGAITWKKAHPTAALAGLWAGVACVLLMTFGPLSAPFGYHAGIWGLLLNTALFVGLSHALHRRDTAVVERFTQARHDYDAEYHPERLPAYTQEITSTANHQ; encoded by the coding sequence ATGACTGGCAGCTTATTAATTATTGCAGCTTTTATGATTATCCCCTTGATGGTAGGGGTTTTATCGGCACGTCAATCGCAAGAAACCAGCGAGGACTTTTTTGTCCAAGGTCGTGCCATGGGAAGTATCGCGGTCTTCTTCACCGTCGCGGCAACCTGGTGGAGCGCGTTTGCGTTCCTCGGCTCTAATGCCACGTTTTATACCAACGGGCCAGTTTTTCTCACAGCGCTGGCCTGGAACCTCCTGTTTGGCTTTATGTATTACTGGATAGGCAAACGGGTGTGGTTTTTAGGCAAACGTTTCAATTACTTAACACCTTCAGATTTAATTGGCGATTTTTATAATAGCGAGGCACTGCGCATTACCGTTGCCGCTATTACGCTGATTTTCACCGTACCTTATCTCCAGATCCAGCTAACCGGCGGCGCTTATTTAATCGAGGTTGCCTCAGGTGGGTTGATTCCTTTCTGGCTCGCCGCGCTGCTGTTTTACTTCATTATTATTATCTACGTATGGATTGGTGGTATCCGTGCTATCGCCTGGACTGACGTTATTTATGGCGCACTGCTATTTTTCGGCATGCTCTATGCCGGTTACTACATTTCCACCCAGGTAGGTGGCCCCACAGCATTATTTAGTCAGCTTCAGCAAACCTCTCCTGACCATCTCACGCTGCCTGGGCCTAACGGCACAATGGGCTACTCCATGTGGTTCTCGCTGTTTGCTATTACCGCTATTGGTGCCTTTATGGGCCCTCAAATTTGGCTACGCATGTACTCGGTTAAACACGGCAAGCTATTTAACTTGATGCCGTTTTTATTGGGTTTGGCGGCCTTTGCCTATATCGGTTCGGTGCTGTCTGGCTACTCAGGCGTGCTGCTTGAGCCCAACATAGCAAACCCTGATCAGATCTTGCCCATTATGCTGATGGAGTATGCGCCTTACCTACTCGCATCACTGATCATGGCAGCGGGTGCGTCAGCTGCTATGTCCACCGCCAACTCGCAGATCCACGCCGTATCCACCGTGGTGACGATGGATATCTACAAACGCTATATCGATCGTGATGCTAGCCAAGCGCGCATTGTATATATCGGACGTTTATCGCTGGTAGGCTTCTCGTTAGTGGCTTATGTCATGGCTCTTACCGTACCAGGCGTATTGGTCACGATTGGTATTGCAGCATTGGCGGGTACCGCGCAGTTGATCATTCCCACCATAGGGGCCATCACCTGGAAAAAAGCTCACCCCACTGCTGCACTGGCGGGTTTGTGGGCGGGCGTTGCCTGCGTGCTACTCATGACCTTTGGCCCGCTAAGCGCACCGTTTGGATACCATGCAGGTATCTGGGGTTTATTACTGAACACTGCGCTATTTGTTGGGCTAAGCCACGCACTGCATCGCCGCGATACAGCGGTTGTGGAACGCTTTACCCAAGCACGCCATGACTATGATGCCGAATACCACCCCGAGCGCTTACCCGCCTATACGCAAGAAATCACCAGTACCGCTAACCACCAATAA
- a CDS encoding omega amino acid--pyruvate aminotransferase (catalyze the conversion of beta amino acids to the corresponding beta keto acid with pyruvate as the amine acceptor) produces the protein MFSLKSNTISQSSEGAIEDRPSHSALNQHYWMPFSANRDFHANPRVITGAEGRYYIDDQGRKLFDSLSGLWTCGAGHNREEIQKAVAAQLGSLDFAPGFQIAHPLAFKLAEKIASLTPAGLDHVFFTNSGSEAADTSVKMAKAYWRLKGKPEKTRMIGRAKGYHGVNIGGTSLGGIGGNRKHYGQLMDVTHLPHTLQADHAFTRGQAETGAELADALLEQIALHDASTIAAVIVEPMSGSAGVIVPPKGYLDRLREICTAHDILLIFDEVITAFGRSGATTGAEAFGVTPDIMNVAKQITNGAIPMGAVIASSEIFDTFMHAGGPQHAVEFPHGYTYSAHPVACAAGLAALEMMERENFPSQVSAIAPTFEQKLHALKGRNHIVDIRNYGLAGAIQLTPRDGDPTIRPRDAHMALWEAGFYVRYGGDTLQFGPPFGTTEAELERLFDAVATTLDSLA, from the coding sequence ATGTTTAGTTTAAAAAGCAATACAATCTCGCAATCCTCAGAGGGGGCTATTGAAGACCGCCCCTCCCATTCTGCGCTGAATCAGCACTACTGGATGCCGTTTAGCGCCAACCGCGACTTTCATGCGAACCCGCGTGTTATTACCGGGGCGGAAGGGCGCTATTACATTGATGACCAGGGCCGTAAGTTATTCGATTCGCTTTCCGGACTATGGACCTGCGGCGCGGGCCATAACCGTGAAGAAATTCAAAAAGCCGTGGCGGCGCAGTTAGGCAGCCTCGACTTTGCCCCTGGCTTCCAAATTGCCCACCCGTTGGCGTTCAAACTGGCGGAAAAGATCGCCAGCTTAACGCCTGCTGGGCTGGATCACGTGTTTTTTACCAACTCAGGTTCAGAAGCCGCCGACACCTCGGTCAAGATGGCCAAGGCGTACTGGCGGCTCAAAGGTAAGCCGGAAAAAACCCGCATGATTGGCCGCGCTAAGGGCTACCACGGGGTGAATATTGGCGGCACCAGCCTGGGTGGTATTGGCGGCAACCGTAAACACTATGGCCAGTTGATGGACGTCACCCATCTGCCCCATACCCTTCAGGCGGACCACGCCTTCACCCGTGGCCAAGCGGAAACCGGCGCTGAGCTTGCCGATGCACTGCTGGAGCAAATTGCGCTACACGATGCCTCCACCATAGCGGCGGTGATTGTAGAGCCGATGTCAGGTTCTGCAGGGGTGATCGTGCCACCCAAAGGCTATTTAGATCGGCTGCGCGAGATTTGCACCGCCCACGATATTTTGCTGATTTTTGACGAGGTTATTACCGCCTTTGGGCGCAGCGGCGCAACCACCGGCGCTGAAGCCTTTGGCGTGACGCCGGATATCATGAACGTGGCCAAGCAGATCACCAACGGCGCGATCCCCATGGGGGCGGTGATTGCCTCTAGTGAAATTTTCGACACCTTTATGCATGCAGGCGGCCCCCAGCACGCCGTTGAGTTCCCCCATGGCTATACCTATAGCGCCCACCCGGTGGCTTGCGCCGCGGGTCTGGCGGCGCTTGAAATGATGGAGCGTGAGAACTTCCCCTCTCAGGTCAGCGCCATTGCGCCTACCTTTGAGCAGAAGCTGCATGCCCTGAAAGGCCGCAACCATATTGTCGATATTCGTAACTACGGCTTAGCCGGTGCGATTCAGCTAACGCCCCGGGATGGCGACCCAACAATTCGCCCCCGCGATGCCCACATGGCGCTCTGGGAAGCGGGCTTCTACGTTCGTTACGGCGGCGACACGCTGCAGTTTGGCCCCCCCTTCGGCACCACCGAGGCTGAGTTAGAGCGGCTGTTCGATGCCGTAGCCACCACCTTGGATTCATTAGCATAA
- a CDS encoding methylmalonate-semialdehyde dehydrogenase (acylating), translating into MSVVSHLINGELVESKRTLEVTNPSTGQVIRQVADADAADVERAISAAQAAFPAWRDTPPAKRTQVMYRFKQLLEEHADRLVQLVSEEHGKTVEDAMGELKRGIENVEYACGVPELLKGEYSHNVGPGIDAWSNFQPLGVVAGITPFNFPAMVPLWMYPMAIACGNTFILKPSEKDPSAAMAVAELLQEAGLPKGVMNVIHGGREAVETLLDAKAVKAISFVGSTPVAEAIYSRGSAAGKRVQALGGAKNHAVVLPDADLENAANTLMGAAYGSCGERCMAISVAVCVGDETADRLVETLLPKIAELKVGPGTDKGLDMGPLVTAEHRDKVLGFIEDGVNAGATLVADGRSLKVSGHEEGYFVGGCLFDNVTAEMRIYQEEIFGPVLCVVRVGSLDDAMQLINDHEYGNGTCLFTRDGEAARRFTDGIEVGMVGVNVPLPVPVAYHSFGGWKRSLFGDLHAYGPDSVRFYTRRKAVSQRWPSASEATRAEFSFPTNQR; encoded by the coding sequence ATGAGCGTTGTTTCCCACCTGATTAACGGCGAGTTAGTTGAAAGTAAGCGCACGCTGGAGGTCACCAACCCCTCAACGGGCCAAGTGATTCGCCAAGTCGCTGATGCGGATGCCGCCGATGTAGAGCGTGCCATTTCCGCTGCCCAGGCGGCCTTTCCCGCCTGGCGCGATACACCGCCTGCCAAGCGTACCCAAGTGATGTACCGCTTTAAGCAGTTACTGGAAGAACACGCCGACCGCTTGGTGCAGTTGGTCAGTGAAGAGCATGGCAAGACGGTGGAAGACGCCATGGGCGAGCTTAAGCGCGGCATCGAGAACGTCGAGTACGCCTGCGGCGTGCCGGAGCTATTAAAAGGCGAGTACTCCCATAACGTGGGGCCGGGCATTGATGCCTGGTCTAACTTCCAGCCGCTGGGCGTGGTGGCGGGCATTACCCCGTTTAACTTTCCCGCCATGGTGCCGCTGTGGATGTACCCGATGGCGATTGCCTGCGGTAACACCTTTATTCTGAAACCTTCCGAAAAAGACCCATCGGCGGCCATGGCCGTGGCCGAACTGCTGCAAGAAGCGGGGCTGCCTAAAGGTGTGATGAATGTCATCCACGGCGGGCGCGAAGCGGTGGAAACATTGCTAGATGCCAAGGCGGTTAAAGCCATTTCGTTTGTGGGTTCCACGCCCGTGGCGGAAGCGATTTATTCCCGTGGCTCGGCGGCGGGCAAGCGCGTTCAGGCCTTGGGTGGGGCGAAGAACCATGCGGTGGTTCTCCCGGACGCCGACCTGGAGAACGCCGCCAATACGCTCATGGGCGCCGCCTACGGCAGCTGCGGCGAGCGCTGCATGGCGATTTCGGTGGCGGTATGCGTAGGTGATGAGACCGCCGATCGGCTAGTTGAAACCCTGCTGCCTAAAATTGCCGAGCTCAAGGTGGGTCCCGGCACCGATAAGGGCTTGGATATGGGGCCGCTGGTCACCGCAGAGCATCGCGATAAAGTGCTCGGCTTCATCGAAGATGGTGTTAACGCCGGGGCAACGCTGGTTGCCGACGGCCGCAGCCTGAAAGTGTCCGGTCATGAAGAGGGCTACTTTGTCGGTGGCTGCCTGTTCGATAACGTCACCGCTGAAATGCGCATTTATCAGGAAGAGATCTTCGGCCCGGTACTCTGCGTGGTGCGGGTTGGCAGCTTAGATGACGCCATGCAGCTGATCAACGACCACGAATACGGCAACGGCACCTGCCTGTTTACCCGCGATGGTGAAGCTGCCCGGCGCTTTACCGATGGCATTGAAGTGGGCATGGTGGGGGTAAACGTACCGCTACCGGTGCCTGTGGCCTATCACAGCTTTGGTGGTTGGAAACGCTCGCTGTTTGGGGACCTCCACGCCTACGGGCCAGACTCAGTGCGCTTCTATACCCGCCGTAAAGCGGTCTCCCAGCGCTGGCCTTCGGCGAGTGAAGCCACACGGGCGGAGTTCTCGTTTCCTACTAACCAGCGTTGA